GTACATGCTGGAGCCGGGCGCCAAGGCGGAGATCCTGTCCGTGGCGTTCGCCGGCGAGGGGCAGCACCAGGACCCCGGCGGCAAGGTGATTCACGCCGCGCCGCACACGCAGTCGTCGGTCGTCAGCAAGTCGATCAGCAAGTCGGGCGGCCGTGCCGGCTACCGGGGGCTCGTGAAGGTGTATCCGGGCGCGCACGGCAGCAAGTGCGCGGTGCGGTGCGACGCGCTGATCCTGGACGACAAGTCGCGGTCGGACACCTACCCGACGATGGAGATCGACGAGACGGACGTGCAGGTGACGCACGAGGCGACGGTCTCCAAGGTCTCGGACGAGCAGCTCTTCTACCTGATGAGCCGCGGTGTGAACCAGGACGAGGCGATGAACATGATCGTCCGCGGCTTCATCGAGCCGATCTCGCGCGAGCTGCCGATGGAGTACAGCGTCGAGCTCAACCGGCTGATCGCGCTCGAGATGGAAGGATCGGTGGGCTAACGCCGCCCGCATCGGCTCCGGCGGACGCCGTGCAAGGATCACGGGAGGGCGGGGCGGCGGTCCTGCCCTCTCGCAACGCAACGGAGGACATGGTGAGCAAGAATCCATCGACGGTGACGAGTGCGCAGGAGGCCGCGAAGGCGGCCGGGGATCCCGCGCAGACAGGGCTGGACCGCGCGCTGGTGACGCGGCTCAGCGCCGCCGCGGGCGAACCCGACTGGCTGCGCGAGCAGCGGCTCGCGGCGTGGGAGGAGTTCGTCCGGCTGCCGGTGCCCCCGGACGCCGGCGAGGAATGGCGGCGGACCGACCTGAGGCCGCTCGACTTCGGGGCGCTCCGGCCGGTCGAGGCGCCGGCTCAGAAGCCGAAGGCGCCGGCCGGTCTCATGTCGCTCGTGGGGTATCCCGATGCGGCCGCGGGCCTGCGGCTCGTCGTCGACGGCGCCGCGATTCAGTCGCGGCTCGCGCCGTCGCTCGCCAAGGACGGGATCATTTTCTCGTCGCTCGCGGACGCCGTGCGCGCGCATCCGGACCTTGTCCGGCCGCACCTGGGTGCGGTGGTCCGTTCCGGCGAGAACAAGTACCGCGCGCTCAACGCCGCGCTCTGGCAGGGCGGCACGTTTCTCTACGTGCCGGCCGGCGTCGAGGTCGATCTCCAGCTGGCCACCGGGACGTGGCTCACACAGGAGGGCGTGGCTTTCTTGCCGCGCACGCTCATCGTCACCGGCGAGCGCGCGCGGGTGACCCTGGTCGAGGTGTTCGGATCGACCGACGGCGCCGCGCGGACGTTTGCGGACCACGCGGTCGAGCTTGTCCCCGGCGCCGGCGCGCAGATCCGCTACGTGAACCTCGAGGACTGGGGCCGGAACCTCTGGGAGGTGGGCATCGTCCGCGCGGTCGTCCGGCGCGACGCCACCGTCAACACGCTCATGATCGGCTTCGGCGCCGGTCTCGTGAAAACGAACGTCGAGTCGCGCCTGCTCGGCGAAGGCGGCACGTCGGAGATGCTGGGCGTGCTCTTCGGCGACGGGGCGCAGCATTTCGACTACCACACGCTGCAAGAGCACGCCGCGCCGAGCACGACGAGCGACCTGCTGTACAAGGGCGCGCTCAAGGACAAGGCGCGGTCGATCTTCGCCGGGCTGATCCGGGCCGACCACGGCGCGCAGAAGACGAACGCGTTCCAGCTGAACCGCAACCTCATTCTGTCCGAGGGCGCCCGCGCGGACAGCATGCCGAAGCTCGAGATCATGGCCAACGACCTGCGGTGCACGCACGGCGCGAGCACGAGCCGTCTCAACGACGAACAGATCTTCTACCTGATGAGCCGCGGCCTGCCGCGCGCCGCCGCGGTGCGGATGATGGTGGACGGGTTCTTCGGCGAGATCTTCGACCGGATCCCGATCGAGTCGGTGCGCGAATGGCTGAGCGGCGCCATCGCGCGCAAGATGGCGGGATACGCGTGAGCGCGGGCTCCGCGCCTGCCGGGGAGTTCGTCCGCGTGGCGCGCCGCGCCGACATCCCGCCCGGTGCCATCGTCCGGGTCGAGGCGGGCGGGCACGCGATCGCGGTCGCGAACGTCGACGGCGAGTTCTACGCGATCGACGACACATGCACGCACGAAGAGGCGTCGCTCAGCGAGGGGGGGCTCACGGGCGAGGTCGTCGTCTGCGCCCGCCACGGCGCGCGGTTCAACGTGAAGACGGGGCGCGTGCTTTCGCTGCCGGCCGTGCGCTCCGTGGCGACGTACGCGGTGAAGGTGGAGGGGGACGACGTGCTCGTGGCGACCGGGCCGCGGCGGTCCGCGGAATTGCCGCACCGCCGGTAGAGTTGTCCTCCCCGGAGGCACGATGATGGGCATCCCGGCGACGATCCGAGACGACTTTCCGATCCTCGGGCAGACGGTGAACGGAAAACCGCTCGTCTACCTGGACAGCGCCGCGACGTCGCAGAAGCCGCGTCAGGTCATCGACGCGATCGTCACGTACTACAGCGAATACAACGCGAACATCCACCGCGGCGTCTACGCGATCGCGGAGCGCGCGACCGGGGAGTACGAGGCCGCGCGCGCCAAGGTCGCCCGGTTTATCGGCGCGGCCGAGCCCGCGGAAGTCGTCTTCACCCGCAACGTCACGGAGGCCCTCAACCTGGTGGCCTACGGTTGGGGCCGCCGCCACGTCGGGCCCGGCGACGAGATCCTGACGACCGAGCTGGAGCACCACAGCGACCTCGTGCCCTGGCAGATGCTGGTCGCCGAGCGCGGCGCGCGCCTCAGGCACATCCCGTTCGACGACCGCGGCCGGCTGGTGCTCGACGGCCTCGACCGCCTGCTGACGGACCGCACGAAGATCGTCGCGCTCGCGCACGTGAGCAACACTTTCGGCACCGTGACGCCGGTGGAGACGATCGCCGAGGCGGCGCATGCCCGCGGCGCCGTCGTCGTCGTGGACGGCGCGCAGTCGACGCCGCACCGGCCGGTCGACGTGCGGGCGCTCGGCGTCGACTTCTACGGGTTCACCGGGCACAAGATGCTGGGGCCGATGGGCACCGGCGGTCTGTGGGGCCGCCGCGAGCTGCTCGAGGAGATGGAGCCGTTCGAGGGCGGCGGGGAGATGATCTCCGACGTCTGGCTCGATCGC
The window above is part of the bacterium genome. Proteins encoded here:
- a CDS encoding SufD family Fe-S cluster assembly protein, yielding YMLEPGAKAEILSVAFAGEGQHQDPGGKVIHAAPHTQSSVVSKSISKSGGRAGYRGLVKVYPGAHGSKCAVRCDALILDDKSRSDTYPTMEIDETDVQVTHEATVSKVSDEQLFYLMSRGVNQDEAMNMIVRGFIEPISRELPMEYSVELNRLIALEMEGSVG
- the sufD gene encoding Fe-S cluster assembly protein SufD; the protein is MSKNPSTVTSAQEAAKAAGDPAQTGLDRALVTRLSAAAGEPDWLREQRLAAWEEFVRLPVPPDAGEEWRRTDLRPLDFGALRPVEAPAQKPKAPAGLMSLVGYPDAAAGLRLVVDGAAIQSRLAPSLAKDGIIFSSLADAVRAHPDLVRPHLGAVVRSGENKYRALNAALWQGGTFLYVPAGVEVDLQLATGTWLTQEGVAFLPRTLIVTGERARVTLVEVFGSTDGAARTFADHAVELVPGAGAQIRYVNLEDWGRNLWEVGIVRAVVRRDATVNTLMIGFGAGLVKTNVESRLLGEGGTSEMLGVLFGDGAQHFDYHTLQEHAAPSTTSDLLYKGALKDKARSIFAGLIRADHGAQKTNAFQLNRNLILSEGARADSMPKLEIMANDLRCTHGASTSRLNDEQIFYLMSRGLPRAAAVRMMVDGFFGEIFDRIPIESVREWLSGAIARKMAGYA
- a CDS encoding non-heme iron oxygenase ferredoxin subunit — encoded protein: MSAGSAPAGEFVRVARRADIPPGAIVRVEAGGHAIAVANVDGEFYAIDDTCTHEEASLSEGGLTGEVVVCARHGARFNVKTGRVLSLPAVRSVATYAVKVEGDDVLVATGPRRSAELPHRR
- a CDS encoding cysteine desulfurase, whose product is MMGIPATIRDDFPILGQTVNGKPLVYLDSAATSQKPRQVIDAIVTYYSEYNANIHRGVYAIAERATGEYEAARAKVARFIGAAEPAEVVFTRNVTEALNLVAYGWGRRHVGPGDEILTTELEHHSDLVPWQMLVAERGARLRHIPFDDRGRLVLDGLDRLLTDRTKIVALAHVSNTFGTVTPVETIAEAAHARGAVVVVDGAQSTPHRPVDVRALGVDFYGFTGHKMLGPMGTGGLWGRRELLEEMEPFEGGGEMISDVWLDRAEWNEVPWKFEAGTMNVGDTIAFGVAIDYLQNLGMKNVQEHERSITHYALAQLSEIPGLHVLGPGVDERGGVVSFWMDGIHPHDIAQVLDGEGICVRAGHHCAKPAHRKLGIGASARASFYVYTIREEIDALCRALLKTRELFRVAG